A portion of the Plasmodium cynomolgi strain B DNA, scaffold: 0705, whole genome shotgun sequence genome contains these proteins:
- a CDS encoding hypothetical protein (putative), with protein sequence MNITGALDFLEYKNFYNLYDNNKCTVFALWMYDYLIKIFKDHDNYSKTKAVIDKIYPLFLRYSEKLHCKIPSYNDIVTYVNNLKTLYDYATNYDTILGHIKDKDYKCNENLSNYIQEQVNLLKEVRLDCHNTSQNHCEVYKNIFGPSIGEKFLSLQCNPLSSQEISTITVSSHVQQGKEQITNDETTKTSNIIMETIFP encoded by the coding sequence ATGAATATTACTGGAGCTTTAGATTTTTTGGAATATaagaatttttataatttatatgataataataaatgCACGGTTTTTGCATTGTGGATGTATGACTacttaattaaaatatttaaagatCATGACAATTACAGTAAAACTAAAGCAGttattgataaaatatatccaCTTTTCTTAAGATATTCAGAAAAACTACATTGTAAGATTCCTTCATACAATGATATTGTGACCTATGTtaataatttgaaaacaTTATATGACTATGCTACAAATTATGATACTATTTTGGGGCATATTAAAGATAAAGATTACAAATGTAATGAGAATCTTTCTAATTACATTCAAGAACAAGTTAACTTATTAAAAGAAGTAAGGTTAGACTGCCATAATACCTCACAAAATCATTGTgaagtatataaaaatatatttggcCCATCTATAGGTGAAAAATTCTTAAGCCTACAATGTAATCCGTTAAGTTCTCAAGAAATAAGTACAATAACAGTGAGTTCCCATGTACAACAagggaaggaacaaattaCAAATGATGAAACTACCAAGACAAGTAATATTATAATGGAAACTATATTTCCG